From the Moraxella sp. FZFQ2102 genome, the window ATGTCACCCCAATTCCACACAACGGCTGCCGCCCACCTAAGAAGCGCCGCGTTTAAGGAGATAGACTTATGGCCCGTTATATTGGTCCAAAACTAAAACTATCACGCCGTGAGGGCACTGATCTTCAATTGAAGTCAGGCGTTAAAGCTTACGATGTGAAGACTAAAAAAGCAGGTCGCGTACCTGGTCAGCATGGCAATAGCCAAAATAAAACTTCTGAATACGCATCACAGCTTCGTGAAAAGCAAAAAGTAAAACGTATGTATGGCGTACTAGAGCGTCAGTTCTCTAACTACTATAAAGAAGCTGCTCGCCAACGCGGTGCTACTGGTGAGAACTTGCTAGTAACTCTAGAGCGTCGTCTTGACAATGTTGTGTATCGTATGGGCTTTGGTGCAACTCGTGCAGAAGCGCGTCAGTTGGTTAGCCACCGTGCAATCCTACTTAAGAAAGCTGGTCGTGACGAATTTGTTCGTGTGAACATTCCATCAATCCAAGTTCAAGATGGTGATGTGATTGCTGTACACGAAAAATCAAAAGA encodes:
- the rpsD gene encoding 30S ribosomal protein S4 — its product is MARYIGPKLKLSRREGTDLQLKSGVKAYDVKTKKAGRVPGQHGNSQNKTSEYASQLREKQKVKRMYGVLERQFSNYYKEAARQRGATGENLLVTLERRLDNVVYRMGFGATRAEARQLVSHRAILLKKAGRDEFVRVNIPSIQVQDGDVIAVHEKSKEQLRIKNAVELATQRGIPAWLEVDHSKLQGTFKSAPERSELPAEINEHLIVELYSK